A DNA window from Anastrepha ludens isolate Willacy chromosome 6, idAnaLude1.1, whole genome shotgun sequence contains the following coding sequences:
- the LOC128867142 gene encoding jerky protein homolog-like, with protein MIFHFKTSSGWLYGWQNRHGVKKVSIQGEKICSIGANEIEKCTKNFKIFVENHGFTSEQVFNADETGLNYKALPKKTLDFCVNSYAPGWKVQKQRITLMVSANSSGYRLPLVVVHTAKRPRCDTKSNMNALPVAYYAQKNAWMDQTIFRDWFMNSFVPNVRNYLMSEGLSQKAVLVLDNVPSHPVEGFKTDDGNIFCYFLPPSSTAVLQPMDQSVIETLKHRYWKKFIQDLVSQENIDLADYWKNYNIKNAIDNVADSWSELSSTTLEKCWNKLWPNTESPSNNSDDVSRADVATSTSSALPLENSETINEWLNCDENDCGYELLTDEQIINKVNDEEENNDDYDGTDNNNENGHNPTASFLRQEAKIAASNLEKCIA; from the coding sequence atgaTATTCCATTTCAAAACTAGCTCAGGTTGGTTGTATGGCTGGCAAAATCGACATGGCGTGAAGAAAGTTTCGATACAAGGTGAAAAGATATGCTCCATAGGTGCCAacgaaatcgaaaaatgcacaaaaaatttcaaaattttcgtcGAAAATCATGGTTTTACCAGTGAGCAAGTTTTCAATGCTGATGAAACGGGTCTGAACTATAAAGCACTCCCAAAAAAGACACTCGATTTTTGTGTGAATAGCTATGCACCTGGATGGAAAGTGCAAAAGCAACGAATAACATTGATGGTTAGCGCAAATTCAAGTGGTTATAGGCTCCCATTAGTTGTAGTTCATACGGCTAAACGTCCACGTTGTGACACAAAATCAAACATGAATGCTCTTCCTGTGGCTTATTATGCTCAAAAGAATGCTTGGATGGATCAAACGATTTTTCGCGACTGGTTCATGAACAGTTTTGTTCCAAATGTTCGAAATTATTTAATGTCGGAAGGATTATCACAGAAAGCAGTTTTGGTTCTGGATAATGTCCCATCACATCCAGTTGAAGGTTTTAAAACTGATGatggtaatattttttgttatttcctcCCACCGAGTTCAACTGCAGTTCTACAACCCATGGATCAATCAGTAATTGAAACTTTAAAGCATCGAtactggaaaaaatttattcaggACCTCGTTTCGCAAGAGAATATTGATTTGGCAGATTATTGGAAGAATTACAACATTAAAAACGCAATTGATAATGTAGCTGATTCATGGTCTGAGTTATCGTCGACAACATTGGAAAAATGTTGGAACAAACTATGGCCAAATACAGAATCGCCTTCGAATAACAGTGACGATGTCTCACGGGCTGATGTTGCGACTAGTACATCTTCGGCTTTGCCGTTGGAAAATAGTGAAACGATCAATGAATGGTTGAATTGTGACGAAAATGATTGTGGTTATGAGCTTTTGACTGACgaacaaataattaataaagtgaatgatgaagaagaaaataatgatgaTTACGATGGAAcagataataataatgaaaatggtcaCAATCCTACAGCTTCATTTCTAAGACAAGAAGCCAAAATTGCTGCATCAAATTTAGAGAAATGTATCGCCTGA